ACCACGGGCGCCGCCTCTACCGTCGGGCGCACGCCCTCCACCACCTCCACCATGTCCACCAGCTTGTGCCTCAGCTCCTCGACGACCGGCCTGTGGGCGCCGTCGTCGATCAGGTTCTCCAGCTCGTAGGGGTCGGAGTCGAGGTCGTACAGCTCGACCTCGGTGTAGCGGTCGGCTGCCGGCTGGCCCGTCTCGGGGGCGCTGACGTGGTACTTCCAGCGGCGTGTCCGCAGCGCCCGGCCCACCTCGCTCTCGCTGATCTGGACGAGCACGCTCGCGTCACCGTCGTCGGCGTCCACGACGGGCTGCAGCGGCTGGCCGTCCATACCCTCGGGCGGCTCGAGCCCGGAGGCGGCGTAGAGGGTGGGCACGAGGTCGACCGTGCTGACCGGCGTGCGCACCCGACGGCCGCCGCGGAACCCGGGTCCCTCCACCAGCAGCGGGACGCGGATCGAGCCGTCGTGGGCTGAGCGCTTGTACTCACCGTTGCGGGTCTTGAAGTGCGAGCCGTGGTCGGAGGTGTAGACCAGCACGGTCTCGTCCGCCACCTCCAGGCTCACCAATGCGTCCCGCAACCGGCCCAGGCACTCGTCCAACCGCTTCACCTGCCCGTAGTAGCCGGCCAGGTGCTTGTGCGCCGTCCCGGGGAGAGCAGCCAGGTCCGGCGGCATCCACGCCCCCGTGTAGCAGTCGCGGTACACCTCAGGAGCCGGGTAGGTGTCGAGCTCGTTCTGGTGGTGGGGCTCGATCAGGGAGACGAACAGCATGAACGGACGGTCGTCCTCGGCGCTGAGGAAGCGGATGGCGGCGTCGGTGAGCGCGTCGGCCCGGTACCCGACCAGCTGCACCGGGGCGTCGTCGCCGTCGTAGACGATCGTCTTGTACTCGTCGGAGGTGAACTCGAGCGTGTTGGACCCGAGCCAGTGCTCGTAGCCGTCGCGTTCCTGCGCCGGTACCGGGTTGTGCTCGCTGAGGTGCCACTTGCCGATGTAGCCGGTGCGGTAGCCGGCGTCGCGGAAGACGCGACCGAGGGTGGGTAGGGAAGGGTCCAGCGTCAGCCCGTTGCGGTGCACGCCGGCCCCGGTCGGGTAGCGCCCGGTCTGCAGCGCGGCCCGGGCCGGGGCGCAGACGGGGTTGGGCGTGCAGGCGACCTCGAACATCGTGCCGCGGCGCGACATCTGGTCCAGGTTCGGCGTCAGGCCGGCCGGGTTCCCGGCGGCGCCGAGGGTGTCCCAGCGCTGCTGGTCGGTGAAGAACACCACGACGTTGGGGCGTCGCGCGTCGGGGTTGTGGCTCATGTGGTTCTCCTGGGGGCGGGTGGTCACTTCAGTCCGGACAGCGCGATGCCGCGGACCAGGAACCGCTGGGTGAGGACGAACAGGACGGCGGTGGGCAGGAACAGGATCAGCGCACCGGCGGCGGTCAGGTTCCACTGGGTGAAGTACTCCTGGTTGAACAGGGTCAGCCCGATCGGCATGGTGCGCATCTCGGTGCTGGAGGTGGCGATGAGCGGCCAGAGGAACTCGTTCCACTGGAACACGAAGGAGAACAGCCCGAGCACGGCCAGGGCCGGCTTGAGCTGGGGCAGGATGATCTGCGCGTAGATGCGCAGCTCGGACGCACCGTCCACCCGCGCTGCCTCCATCAGCTCGTTCGGGAGGGGAGCGATGAACTGGCGCATCAGGAAGATCCCGTAGGCGTCGATCAGGAACGGGACGATCAGGCCCTGGTAGGTGTCGATCCAGCCGAGCTGGGAGAAGATCGCGTAGATGGGCAGCATCCTCACGAAGAACGGCACCATCAGCGTCGCCAGGATG
The sequence above is a segment of the Auraticoccus monumenti genome. Coding sequences within it:
- a CDS encoding sulfatase-like hydrolase/transferase; its protein translation is MSHNPDARRPNVVVFFTDQQRWDTLGAAGNPAGLTPNLDQMSRRGTMFEVACTPNPVCAPARAALQTGRYPTGAGVHRNGLTLDPSLPTLGRVFRDAGYRTGYIGKWHLSEHNPVPAQERDGYEHWLGSNTLEFTSDEYKTIVYDGDDAPVQLVGYRADALTDAAIRFLSAEDDRPFMLFVSLIEPHHQNELDTYPAPEVYRDCYTGAWMPPDLAALPGTAHKHLAGYYGQVKRLDECLGRLRDALVSLEVADETVLVYTSDHGSHFKTRNGEYKRSAHDGSIRVPLLVEGPGFRGGRRVRTPVSTVDLVPTLYAASGLEPPEGMDGQPLQPVVDADDGDASVLVQISESEVGRALRTRRWKYHVSAPETGQPAADRYTEVELYDLDSDPYELENLIDDGAHRPVVEELRHKLVDMVEVVEGVRPTVEAAPVVQRAQRRPQTDVRRLGLTGRRGEYAPAPSGQ
- a CDS encoding carbohydrate ABC transporter permease, with the protein product MTALDARPRVIRRERLFPGDRAASYLLLVATALLTVLPLLYMLSLALQSDAETFAGDPVLIPAVPQWENFTRLFAAAPFGRFFLNSLIMAGAITISHLVFDPLVGYVFAKFEFPGKRIAFVAILATLMVPFFVRMLPIYAIFSQLGWIDTYQGLIVPFLIDAYGIFLMRQFIAPLPNELMEAARVDGASELRIYAQIILPQLKPALAVLGLFSFVFQWNEFLWPLIATSSTEMRTMPIGLTLFNQEYFTQWNLTAAGALILFLPTAVLFVLTQRFLVRGIALSGLK